The following are from one region of the Mycolicibacterium diernhoferi genome:
- a CDS encoding glutamate synthase subunit beta has protein sequence MADPNGFLKHTARQTPARRPVDLRLKDWKEVYEEFSDETLKDQASRCMDCGIPFCHNGCPLGNLIPEWNDLVYRDRWRDGIERLHATNNFPEFTGRLCPAPCEAACVLGINQDAVTIKQVEVEIIDHAWDNDWVKPVVPTVRTMKKVAVVGSGPAGLAAAQQLTRAGHSVTVFERADRIGGLLRYGIPEFKMEKRHIDRRLEQMKAEGTQFRTGVNVGVDITVEQLNEDFDAVVLAGGATAWRDLPIPGRELDGIHQAMEYLPWANKLQQGDDVAGPDGEPPITAKGKKVVIIGGGDTGADCLGTAHRQGAASVHQFEIMPRPPETRAESTPWPTYPLMFRVASAHEEGGERVFSVNTEQFVGTDGRVSSLKVHEVEMKAGKFEKVEGSDFDLDADIVFLAMGFVGPEREGLLTDLGVELTDRGNVARDRDFQTNIPGVFVAGDMGRGQSLIVWAIAEGRAAAAGVDRYLMGHSALPRPIEPTAAPQR, from the coding sequence GTGGCTGATCCGAACGGTTTCCTCAAGCACACCGCCCGGCAGACCCCGGCCCGGCGGCCGGTCGATCTGCGCCTCAAGGACTGGAAAGAGGTCTACGAGGAGTTCTCCGACGAGACCCTGAAGGATCAGGCCTCGCGGTGTATGGACTGCGGTATTCCCTTCTGCCACAACGGCTGTCCGCTGGGGAACCTGATTCCCGAGTGGAACGATCTGGTGTACCGGGACCGTTGGCGCGACGGGATCGAGCGCCTTCACGCCACCAACAACTTCCCGGAGTTCACCGGCCGGCTGTGCCCGGCGCCGTGTGAGGCGGCCTGCGTGCTGGGTATCAACCAGGACGCGGTGACCATCAAGCAGGTCGAGGTGGAGATCATCGACCACGCCTGGGACAACGACTGGGTCAAGCCGGTGGTCCCGACGGTGCGCACCATGAAGAAGGTCGCCGTCGTCGGCTCCGGCCCGGCCGGGCTGGCCGCCGCTCAGCAGCTGACCCGGGCCGGACACTCGGTCACGGTGTTCGAACGTGCGGACCGCATCGGCGGCCTGCTGCGCTACGGCATCCCCGAGTTCAAGATGGAAAAGCGCCACATCGACCGTCGTCTGGAACAGATGAAGGCCGAGGGCACCCAGTTCCGCACCGGCGTGAACGTCGGCGTCGACATCACCGTCGAGCAGCTGAACGAAGATTTCGACGCCGTGGTGCTGGCCGGCGGTGCGACCGCCTGGCGCGATCTGCCGATCCCGGGCCGCGAGCTCGACGGCATCCATCAGGCCATGGAGTACCTGCCGTGGGCCAACAAGCTGCAGCAGGGCGACGACGTGGCGGGCCCGGACGGCGAGCCGCCGATCACCGCCAAGGGCAAGAAGGTCGTCATCATCGGCGGTGGCGACACCGGAGCGGACTGCCTGGGCACCGCGCACCGTCAGGGTGCGGCCAGCGTGCACCAGTTCGAGATCATGCCCCGGCCCCCGGAGACGCGCGCCGAGTCGACCCCCTGGCCGACCTACCCGCTGATGTTCCGGGTCGCCTCGGCACACGAAGAGGGCGGCGAGCGGGTGTTCTCGGTGAACACCGAGCAGTTCGTCGGCACCGACGGGCGGGTGTCCTCGCTGAAGGTGCACGAGGTCGAGATGAAGGCCGGCAAGTTCGAGAAGGTCGAGGGGTCCGATTTCGATCTGGACGCCGACATCGTCTTCCTGGCGATGGGCTTCGTCGGACCCGAACGGGAAGGTCTGCTGACCGACCTGGGCGTGGAACTGACCGACCGCGGCAACGTCGCCCGTGACAGGGACTTCCAGACCAACATCCCGGGCGTTTTCGTGGCCGGAGATATGGGCCGCGGGCAGTCCCTGATCGTGTGGGCGATCGCCGAGGGCCGGGCCGCGGCCGCCGGGGTGGACCGTTACCTGATGGGTCACTCGGCGCTGCCACGTCCGATCGAGCCGACGGCGGCACCTCAGCGCTAG
- a CDS encoding PHP domain-containing protein — protein MDPVRALRRIAYYKDRAREDSRRVMAYRKAADVVEAMTPEHRERVGKTNSWQTLPGIGPKTAKVIEQAWAGREPETLVALREAATDLGGGEIRAALKGDLHLHSNWSDGSAPIEEMMEAAQELGHEYCALTDHSPRLTVANGLSPERLRHQLDVIDELRERFSMRILTGIEVDILIDGTLDQEPELLERVDIVVASVHSKLKMDAPAMTRRMVRAVSSGQADILGHCTGRLVAGNRGIRPESTFDAETVFTACRDNGVAVEINSRPERRDPPTRLLNLALEIGCEFSIDTDAHAPGQLDFLGYGAQRALDAGVPTERIINTWPADRLLEWAH, from the coding sequence TTGGACCCCGTACGCGCCCTGCGCCGCATCGCGTACTACAAGGACCGGGCCCGGGAGGACTCCCGCCGGGTGATGGCCTACCGCAAGGCCGCCGACGTGGTGGAGGCGATGACGCCCGAACATCGGGAGCGGGTCGGCAAGACCAACAGCTGGCAGACCCTCCCGGGCATCGGACCCAAGACCGCGAAGGTCATCGAGCAGGCCTGGGCGGGCCGCGAACCGGAAACCCTGGTGGCGTTGCGAGAAGCCGCGACCGATCTCGGTGGAGGCGAGATCCGGGCCGCGCTCAAAGGCGATCTGCATCTGCATTCGAACTGGTCGGACGGCTCGGCCCCGATCGAGGAGATGATGGAAGCCGCGCAGGAGCTGGGCCACGAATACTGCGCGCTGACCGACCATTCGCCTCGGCTGACCGTCGCCAACGGGCTGTCCCCGGAGCGGCTACGCCACCAGCTCGACGTGATCGACGAACTGCGCGAACGGTTTTCGATGCGGATCCTGACCGGGATCGAGGTCGACATCCTGATCGACGGAACCCTCGACCAGGAACCCGAGCTGCTGGAGCGGGTGGATATCGTCGTGGCCAGCGTGCATTCCAAACTGAAGATGGACGCGCCGGCGATGACCCGGCGGATGGTGCGGGCGGTGTCCAGCGGGCAGGCCGACATCCTGGGTCACTGCACCGGCCGACTGGTGGCCGGCAACCGCGGGATCCGGCCGGAATCGACTTTCGACGCGGAGACGGTCTTCACCGCCTGCCGGGACAACGGTGTTGCGGTGGAGATCAATTCGCGTCCCGAGCGACGCGACCCGCCGACCCGGTTGTTGAATCTGGCGTTGGAGATCGGATGCGAATTCTCGATCGACACCGATGCCCACGCCCCCGGCCAACTCGACTTCCTGGGCTACGGGGCCCAGCGCGCGCTGGACGCCGGTGTGCCGACCGAGCGCATCATCAATACCTGGCCGGCGGACCGGCTGCTGGAGTGGGCGCACTGA
- the gltB gene encoding glutamate synthase large subunit, producing MGTPNGLYNPAYEHDSCGVAMVADIHGRRSRDIVDKAITALLNLEHRGAAGAEPNTGDGAGILLQVPDKFLRAVCTEQEGFDLPPEGSYATGIAFLPQSARDANLACEAVQKIVEAEGLQLLGWRDVPHDDSSLGALARDAMPTLRQVFIGGASGMELERRAFVIRKRAEHELGTKGPGQDGPGRETVYFPSLSGQTFVYKGMLTTPQLRAFYLDLQDDRLESALGIVHSRFSTNTFPSWPLAHPFRRVAHNGEINTVTGNENWMKAREALIHTDVFGYHNDLNKIFPVCTPGASDTARFDEVLELLHLGGRSIAHAMLMMIPEAWERNENMDPALRAFYQYHGSLMEPWDGPASVCFTDGTVIGAVLDRNGLRPGRIWVTNDGLVVMASEAGVLDLDPATVVKKIRLQPGRMFLVDTAQGRIVSDDEIKSELAAAQPYQEWLDAGLFHVDELPPGKYVKMPHHRVVLRQQAFGYTYEELNILVAPMARTGAEALGSMGTDTPIAVLSNRPRMLYDYFQQLFAQVTNPPLDAIREEVVTSLQGTVGPEGDLLNPDENSCRQIVLPQPILRNADLSKLIDVDPDHEIRGHKHGMRAAVVSCLYPVADGGAGLRRALEDVRSRVSQAIRNGARIIVLSDRESNEWLAPIPSLLSVAAVHHHLVRERTRTQVGLVVESGDAREVHHMAMLCGFGAAAINPYMAFESIDDMIDRGVITGLTSDQAKANYVKAAGKGVLKVMSKMGISTLASYTGAQLFQAIGINQRVLDEYFSGLHCPTGGIDLDDIAADVAARHELAYLDRPEEWAHRELEVGGEYQWRREGEYHLFNPDTVFKLQHSTRTGQYSVFKEYTKLVDDQSERMASLRGLLKFKEGVREPVPIDEVEPASEIVKRFSTGAMSYGSISAEAHETLAIAMNRLGGRSNSGEGGESVDRFEPDANGDWRRSAIKQVASGRFGVTSHYLTNCTDIQIKMAQGAKPGEGGQLPGHKVYPWVAEVRHSTPGVGLISPPPHHDIYSIEDLAQLIHDLKNANPSARVHVKLVSENGVGTVAAGVSKAHADVVLISGHDGGTGATPLTSQKHAGAPWELGLAETQQTLLLNGLRDRIVVQVDGQLKTGRDVVIAALLGGEEFGFATAPLVVSGCIMMRVCHLDTCPVGVATQNPVLRERFNGKPEFVENFFLFIAEEVRELMAQLGFRTINEMVGQVGALDTAQAAAHWKAHKLDLTPVLHEPESAFMNQDLYCSSQQDHGLDKALDQQLIVQCREAIDDGSPVRFTTKIANVNRTVGTMLGHEVTKAYGAQGLPDGTIDVTFEGSAGNSFGAFVPRGITLRVYGDANDYVGKGLSGGRIVVRPSDKAPSGYVAEDNIIGGNVILFGATSGQAYLRGVVGERFAVRNSGAHAVVEGVGDHGCEYMTGGRVVILGRTGRNFAAGMSGGVAFVYDPDGVLPGNVNGEMVDLDSLDDGDTEWLREMIVAHVDATDSAVGQRILADWPAQQAHFVKVMPRDYKRVLSAIAEAEAAGEDVGHAIMAAARG from the coding sequence ATGGGAACACCCAACGGGCTGTACAACCCCGCGTATGAGCACGACTCCTGTGGTGTGGCCATGGTGGCCGACATCCACGGTCGTCGGAGCCGTGACATCGTCGACAAGGCGATCACTGCGCTGCTGAACCTCGAGCACCGCGGTGCCGCGGGCGCCGAGCCGAACACCGGTGACGGCGCCGGCATCCTGCTGCAGGTGCCGGACAAGTTCCTGCGCGCGGTCTGCACGGAACAGGAGGGCTTCGACCTTCCCCCCGAGGGCAGCTACGCCACCGGTATCGCGTTCCTGCCGCAGTCGGCGCGGGACGCCAATCTGGCCTGTGAGGCGGTGCAGAAGATCGTCGAGGCCGAGGGGCTGCAGCTGCTCGGGTGGCGCGACGTCCCGCATGACGACTCCTCGCTGGGTGCGCTGGCCCGCGATGCCATGCCCACGCTGCGCCAGGTGTTCATCGGCGGCGCCTCCGGCATGGAGCTGGAACGCCGTGCCTTCGTGATCCGCAAGCGCGCCGAACACGAACTCGGCACCAAGGGTCCGGGCCAGGACGGGCCGGGCCGCGAAACGGTCTACTTCCCAAGTCTTTCCGGTCAGACATTCGTCTACAAGGGCATGCTGACCACCCCGCAGCTGCGGGCGTTCTACCTGGACCTGCAGGATGACCGGCTGGAGAGCGCACTGGGCATCGTGCACTCGCGCTTCTCGACCAACACCTTCCCATCCTGGCCGCTGGCGCACCCGTTCCGCCGTGTCGCGCACAACGGTGAGATCAACACCGTCACCGGCAACGAGAACTGGATGAAGGCCCGCGAGGCGCTCATCCACACCGACGTCTTCGGCTACCACAACGATCTGAACAAGATCTTCCCGGTCTGTACGCCCGGGGCGTCGGACACCGCGCGTTTCGACGAGGTCCTGGAACTGCTGCACCTCGGTGGCCGCAGCATCGCCCACGCGATGCTGATGATGATCCCGGAGGCCTGGGAGCGCAACGAGAACATGGACCCCGCGCTGCGGGCGTTCTACCAGTACCACGGCTCGCTGATGGAGCCCTGGGACGGCCCGGCGTCGGTGTGCTTCACCGACGGCACCGTCATCGGGGCGGTACTGGACCGCAACGGGCTGCGTCCGGGCCGAATCTGGGTCACCAACGACGGCCTGGTCGTGATGGCATCCGAGGCCGGCGTGCTCGACCTCGATCCGGCCACCGTGGTCAAGAAGATCCGGCTGCAACCGGGCCGGATGTTCCTGGTGGACACCGCGCAGGGCCGCATCGTCTCCGACGACGAGATCAAGTCCGAGCTGGCCGCCGCCCAGCCGTACCAGGAGTGGCTCGACGCCGGACTGTTCCACGTCGACGAGCTGCCCCCGGGCAAGTACGTCAAGATGCCGCATCACCGGGTGGTGCTGCGCCAGCAGGCCTTCGGTTACACCTACGAGGAACTGAACATCCTCGTCGCCCCGATGGCGCGCACCGGCGCCGAGGCGCTGGGTTCGATGGGCACCGACACCCCCATCGCGGTGCTCTCCAATCGGCCGCGGATGCTCTACGACTACTTCCAGCAGCTGTTCGCGCAGGTGACCAATCCGCCGCTGGATGCCATCCGCGAAGAGGTGGTGACCAGCCTGCAGGGCACCGTCGGCCCCGAGGGTGACCTGCTCAACCCGGACGAGAATTCGTGCCGCCAGATCGTGCTGCCGCAGCCGATCCTGCGCAACGCCGACCTGTCCAAGCTCATCGACGTGGACCCCGACCACGAGATCCGCGGCCACAAGCACGGCATGCGGGCCGCGGTGGTCAGCTGCCTGTACCCGGTCGCCGACGGCGGCGCGGGCCTGCGCCGCGCGCTGGAGGACGTCCGCTCACGCGTCTCGCAGGCCATCCGCAACGGCGCGCGCATCATCGTGCTGTCCGACCGCGAATCCAACGAGTGGCTCGCGCCGATCCCGTCACTGTTGTCGGTGGCCGCCGTGCACCACCACCTGGTTCGGGAGCGCACCCGCACCCAGGTCGGGCTGGTCGTCGAATCCGGCGACGCCCGCGAGGTGCACCACATGGCGATGCTGTGTGGGTTCGGCGCGGCGGCGATCAACCCCTACATGGCCTTCGAGTCGATCGACGACATGATCGACCGCGGTGTCATCACCGGGCTGACCAGTGACCAGGCCAAGGCCAACTACGTCAAGGCCGCGGGCAAGGGCGTGCTGAAGGTGATGTCCAAGATGGGCATCTCCACCCTGGCCTCCTACACCGGCGCCCAGCTGTTCCAGGCCATCGGCATCAACCAGCGTGTGCTGGACGAGTACTTCTCCGGATTGCACTGCCCCACAGGCGGAATCGATCTCGACGACATTGCCGCCGACGTCGCGGCACGGCACGAACTGGCCTACCTGGACCGGCCCGAGGAGTGGGCGCACCGCGAGCTCGAGGTGGGTGGCGAGTACCAGTGGCGCCGTGAGGGCGAGTACCACCTGTTCAACCCGGACACCGTGTTCAAGCTGCAGCACTCCACCCGCACCGGGCAGTACTCGGTGTTCAAGGAGTACACCAAGCTGGTCGACGACCAGAGTGAGCGGATGGCCTCGCTGCGTGGCCTACTGAAGTTCAAAGAGGGTGTGCGCGAACCGGTTCCGATCGACGAGGTGGAGCCGGCCAGCGAGATCGTCAAGCGGTTCTCCACCGGCGCGATGAGCTACGGCTCCATCTCCGCCGAGGCGCACGAGACGCTCGCAATCGCGATGAACCGGCTCGGAGGCCGGTCCAACTCCGGTGAGGGCGGCGAGAGCGTGGACCGCTTCGAGCCCGACGCGAACGGCGATTGGCGCCGCAGCGCCATCAAGCAGGTGGCCTCGGGCCGCTTCGGTGTGACGTCGCACTACCTGACCAACTGCACCGACATCCAGATCAAGATGGCCCAGGGCGCCAAGCCCGGTGAGGGCGGTCAGCTTCCGGGTCACAAGGTGTACCCGTGGGTCGCCGAGGTCCGGCACTCCACGCCGGGAGTCGGTCTGATCTCGCCGCCGCCGCACCACGACATCTACTCGATCGAGGATCTGGCTCAGCTGATCCACGATCTGAAGAACGCCAACCCGTCCGCTCGTGTCCACGTGAAACTCGTGAGCGAGAACGGGGTGGGCACCGTCGCCGCCGGCGTCTCCAAGGCGCACGCCGACGTGGTGCTCATCTCCGGGCACGACGGCGGTACCGGCGCCACCCCGCTGACCTCGCAGAAGCACGCCGGCGCCCCGTGGGAGCTGGGCCTGGCCGAGACGCAGCAGACGCTGCTGCTCAACGGGTTGCGCGATCGCATCGTGGTGCAGGTCGACGGTCAGCTCAAGACCGGCCGCGACGTGGTGATCGCCGCTCTGCTCGGTGGTGAGGAGTTCGGTTTCGCCACCGCGCCGCTGGTGGTCTCGGGTTGCATCATGATGCGGGTCTGCCACCTGGACACCTGCCCGGTGGGTGTGGCCACCCAGAATCCGGTGCTGCGTGAGCGTTTCAACGGCAAGCCGGAGTTCGTGGAGAACTTCTTCCTGTTCATCGCCGAAGAGGTCCGGGAACTCATGGCGCAGTTGGGCTTCCGCACCATCAACGAGATGGTCGGCCAGGTCGGCGCGCTGGACACCGCCCAGGCCGCCGCACACTGGAAGGCGCACAAGCTCGATCTGACGCCGGTGCTGCACGAGCCCGAGTCGGCGTTCATGAACCAGGATCTGTACTGCAGTTCGCAGCAGGACCACGGTCTGGACAAGGCGCTGGATCAGCAGTTGATCGTGCAGTGCCGGGAAGCCATCGACGACGGTTCTCCGGTGCGATTCACCACCAAGATCGCCAACGTGAACCGCACCGTGGGAACGATGCTGGGCCACGAGGTCACCAAAGCCTATGGTGCTCAGGGCCTTCCGGATGGCACCATCGACGTCACCTTTGAGGGGTCGGCGGGGAACAGCTTCGGCGCATTTGTGCCGCGCGGTATCACGCTGCGGGTGTACGGCGATGCCAACGACTACGTCGGCAAGGGGCTTTCCGGAGGCCGCATCGTGGTCCGGCCGTCGGACAAGGCGCCCAGTGGCTATGTCGCAGAAGACAACATCATCGGCGGCAACGTGATCCTGTTCGGCGCCACCAGTGGGCAGGCCTACCTGCGCGGTGTGGTCGGCGAGCGGTTCGCGGTCCGCAACTCCGGCGCGCACGCGGTGGTCGAGGGCGTCGGTGACCACGGTTGCGAGTACATGACCGGCGGCCGGGTGGTGATCCTGGGCCGGACCGGCCGCAACTTCGCGGCGGGCATGTCCGGCGGCGTCGCGTTTGTCTACGACCCGGATGGCGTTCTGCCGGGCAACGTGAACGGAGAGATGGTCGATCTTGACAGTTTGGACGATGGCGACACCGAATGGCTGCGGGAAATGATCGTGGCACACGTTGATGCGACGGATTCGGCAGTGGGTCAACGGATTCTTGCGGACTGGCCGGCGCAGCAGGCCCACTTCGTGAAGGTGATGCCCCGTGACTACAAGCGGGTGCTGAGCGCGATCGCGGAGGCCGAAGCCGCCGGCGAAGACGTGGGCCACGCGATCATGGCGGCCGCTCGTGGCTGA
- a CDS encoding LLM class F420-dependent oxidoreductase: MDFAFKTSPQNTTWSDMLAIWKAADDIDVYQSGWTFDHFYPIFSDSTGPCLEGWTTLTALAQATERLRVGVLVTGIHYRHPAVLANMASALDIISGGRLELGIGAGWNEEESGAYGIELGSIRERFDRFEEACEILKGLLSQETVTFDGKFYQLKDARNEPKGPQQPHPPFCIGGSGEKRTLKITAKYADHWNFVGGPPEEFARKRDVLAAHCADIGRDPKEITLSAHVRLGEDRDYAKVIDEAAALGAEGLDLAIIYLPPPYDTAVLEPLAEAIRDSGLATGTQKLTVTK; this comes from the coding sequence GTGGACTTTGCCTTCAAAACCTCACCGCAGAACACGACCTGGTCCGACATGCTGGCCATCTGGAAGGCCGCGGACGATATCGACGTCTACCAGTCCGGCTGGACGTTCGATCACTTCTATCCGATCTTCTCCGACTCGACCGGCCCCTGCCTCGAGGGCTGGACCACGCTGACCGCACTGGCCCAGGCCACCGAGCGGCTCCGGGTCGGCGTGCTGGTGACCGGTATCCATTACCGCCACCCGGCGGTGCTGGCCAATATGGCCTCGGCGCTGGACATCATCTCGGGTGGCCGCCTGGAACTCGGCATCGGCGCCGGCTGGAACGAGGAGGAGTCCGGCGCCTACGGCATCGAGCTGGGCAGCATCAGGGAGCGTTTCGACCGCTTCGAGGAGGCCTGCGAGATCCTCAAGGGGCTGCTCAGCCAGGAGACCGTGACCTTCGACGGAAAGTTCTATCAGCTCAAGGACGCCCGCAACGAGCCCAAGGGTCCACAGCAGCCACACCCGCCGTTCTGCATCGGCGGTAGCGGCGAAAAGCGCACCCTCAAGATCACCGCCAAGTACGCCGACCACTGGAACTTCGTGGGCGGCCCGCCCGAGGAGTTCGCCCGCAAGCGCGACGTGCTGGCCGCGCACTGCGCCGACATCGGCCGGGATCCGAAGGAGATAACCCTGTCCGCGCACGTCCGATTGGGCGAGGACCGCGACTACGCGAAGGTGATCGACGAGGCGGCCGCACTCGGCGCCGAGGGCCTGGATCTGGCGATCATCTACCTGCCGCCGCCGTATGACACCGCGGTGCTGGAGCCGCTCGCCGAGGCCATCCGCGATTCCGGGCTCGCTACCGGCACCCAGAAACTGACGGTCACGAAATAA
- a CDS encoding PaaI family thioesterase, whose product MTYPQTTPPGRFGIVNVETGPTTFAASMPVDGMLNPFTGSPSLASLAVLVDHIAGFANHARRPDNHWTVSSELALEFTPDAQFTVAQEPAEPVLAVSRPVGGAGRTSLSECTLSHHGVEIGLATVRTFYITAAVHTPGAFEHSTEPAEPLPDSLAGLLAVEVAETAGAGPVLRQLENSAVNNSLGAVHGGVAAAGLELVASAALNAGRTETPLVTASLRINYLRRLVGGGRSHYTATALHAGRSSGVAEAHGIGDDGKPALTARLTAYR is encoded by the coding sequence ATGACATATCCGCAGACCACCCCACCCGGCCGCTTCGGAATCGTCAACGTCGAAACCGGCCCCACGACGTTCGCCGCCAGCATGCCGGTCGACGGCATGCTGAATCCGTTCACAGGTTCGCCCTCGCTGGCGTCGCTGGCGGTGCTCGTGGACCACATCGCCGGCTTCGCCAATCACGCCCGACGGCCCGACAACCACTGGACGGTATCCAGTGAACTGGCGCTGGAATTCACCCCGGATGCCCAGTTCACCGTCGCCCAGGAGCCTGCGGAGCCGGTGCTCGCCGTCAGCCGGCCGGTGGGCGGCGCGGGCCGCACGTCACTGTCGGAGTGCACGCTGTCCCACCACGGTGTGGAGATCGGTCTCGCGACGGTGCGCACCTTCTACATCACCGCGGCCGTGCACACCCCGGGCGCGTTCGAGCACTCGACCGAGCCCGCGGAGCCGCTGCCCGACAGCCTGGCCGGGCTGCTCGCCGTCGAGGTGGCCGAGACCGCCGGGGCCGGGCCGGTGCTGCGTCAGCTGGAGAACTCGGCGGTGAACAACAGCCTGGGCGCGGTCCACGGTGGCGTGGCGGCGGCGGGTCTGGAGCTGGTGGCGTCCGCGGCGCTGAATGCCGGCCGGACGGAAACGCCGCTGGTGACCGCGTCGCTGCGGATCAACTACCTGCGCCGACTCGTCGGCGGCGGCCGGTCCCATTACACCGCCACCGCGCTGCACGCCGGCCGCAGCAGCGGTGTCGCCGAGGCCCACGGTATCGGCGACGACGGCAAGCCGGCCCTGACCGCCCGACTCACCGCCTACCGCTGA
- a CDS encoding molybdopterin-containing oxidoreductase family protein — MATEDTTHKTLCAVCHNCCPIEVDVVAGRAVKVRGNKANRHYDGFTCVKGRGQLEYHYSPDRLLQSLKRGPDGGYAPISSAQAMDEIAARLQGLLDDHGPRSISAYFGTQAFQSAGASMPVIKGFLAGIGTPMVFESVTIDQPGKAIAPALHGMWLGGRYGPDEADVLMLIGANPLVSMLGLPLGNHGKWLTQKLESGGRLIVIDPRRTETARRAELFLQPLPGHDVAILAAMIKVILAEDLIDSQFVADNVVGLADLRAAVEPFDPGTVAAAADLDPDDLVTAARMFAGASRGYIDAGTGPNMAQSGTLLEYLILNLGALCGNRRRAGEVVADPVSLYPALPAVAQALPPYPPNGLGEAMRVRGLSNSAAGMPVSGLAEEILTPGEGQVRALFSIGGNPIAAWPDQIRTAEAMSALDLLVQIDPFMSHTARYADYVIAPRMPLETPHVSQILDYLQAAGIGPGAPYAYYGPAVLDAPEGSDLLTEWEFFYGLAQRMDVQIDAPHPLGVVGPVPLDMTHPPTEEELLDIVCQGSRIPLDLVRGHPDGVEGDLAAEPATVVAPADPNAPTHLDVANPQMLVDLAGAAHDLARGHTADMMLISRREMHTTNSSYNAMAARGGRRHNPAYLNPEDAARLGVAPDELVCITSPRAAVIAIVSLDESVRPGVVSMSHAYGNAFPDVDTPTQDGASTARLADVTVDFDRYSGQPRMSAIPVTVTPAPR; from the coding sequence ATGGCCACCGAGGACACCACGCACAAGACGCTGTGCGCGGTCTGCCACAACTGCTGCCCGATCGAGGTCGACGTCGTCGCGGGCCGGGCGGTGAAAGTGCGCGGAAACAAAGCGAACCGGCACTATGACGGCTTCACCTGCGTCAAGGGCCGTGGCCAGCTCGAGTACCACTACTCACCGGACCGATTGCTGCAGTCGCTCAAGCGCGGCCCGGACGGCGGTTACGCACCGATCTCTTCGGCACAGGCGATGGACGAGATCGCGGCCCGGCTGCAGGGCCTGCTCGACGATCACGGGCCGCGTTCGATCTCGGCGTACTTCGGGACCCAGGCCTTCCAGTCCGCGGGCGCGTCGATGCCGGTGATCAAAGGCTTCCTGGCCGGCATCGGTACCCCGATGGTGTTCGAATCCGTCACCATCGACCAGCCCGGCAAGGCCATTGCCCCTGCACTGCACGGCATGTGGCTGGGTGGCCGCTACGGCCCCGACGAGGCCGATGTGCTGATGCTGATCGGCGCGAACCCGTTGGTCAGCATGCTGGGATTGCCGTTGGGAAATCACGGCAAATGGCTGACCCAGAAACTCGAGTCCGGCGGCCGGCTCATCGTCATCGACCCGCGCCGGACCGAAACCGCCCGTCGGGCCGAGCTTTTCCTGCAGCCGCTGCCGGGACATGACGTCGCCATCCTGGCGGCGATGATCAAGGTCATCCTCGCCGAGGACCTCATCGACAGCCAGTTTGTGGCCGACAACGTCGTCGGATTGGCCGACCTGCGCGCTGCCGTAGAGCCGTTCGACCCCGGCACAGTTGCCGCGGCGGCCGATCTGGATCCCGACGATCTCGTGACGGCGGCCCGGATGTTCGCCGGCGCGTCCCGCGGGTACATCGACGCCGGGACCGGACCCAATATGGCCCAGTCCGGGACGCTGCTGGAGTACCTGATCCTCAATCTCGGTGCGCTGTGCGGGAATCGACGCCGCGCCGGCGAGGTCGTCGCCGACCCGGTCTCGCTGTATCCGGCGCTGCCGGCGGTGGCCCAGGCGCTCCCGCCGTACCCGCCGAACGGGCTCGGGGAGGCCATGCGGGTCCGGGGCCTGAGCAACTCCGCGGCGGGGATGCCGGTGTCCGGGCTGGCCGAGGAGATCCTGACCCCCGGCGAGGGGCAGGTCCGCGCGCTGTTCAGCATCGGCGGCAACCCCATTGCCGCATGGCCGGATCAGATCCGGACGGCCGAGGCGATGTCGGCTCTCGACCTGTTGGTGCAGATAGACCCGTTCATGTCCCACACGGCCCGCTATGCCGACTACGTCATCGCCCCGCGAATGCCGCTCGAGACACCGCATGTCAGCCAGATTCTGGACTATCTGCAGGCCGCCGGGATCGGGCCGGGAGCTCCGTACGCCTACTACGGGCCGGCCGTCCTCGACGCCCCCGAGGGCAGTGATCTGCTGACCGAATGGGAGTTCTTCTACGGTCTCGCGCAGCGGATGGACGTACAGATCGACGCCCCTCACCCACTGGGGGTGGTCGGGCCCGTCCCGCTGGACATGACGCACCCACCCACCGAGGAGGAACTGCTCGACATCGTGTGCCAGGGTTCACGGATTCCGTTGGACCTGGTCCGCGGCCATCCGGACGGGGTCGAGGGCGACCTCGCCGCCGAGCCCGCCACCGTCGTCGCGCCTGCCGATCCGAACGCCCCGACCCATCTCGATGTCGCCAACCCGCAGATGCTGGTTGACCTCGCAGGCGCTGCCCACGACCTCGCGCGAGGCCACACCGCGGACATGATGTTGATCTCGCGGCGCGAAATGCACACCACCAATTCGTCTTACAACGCCATGGCTGCCCGCGGGGGACGCCGCCACAACCCGGCGTATCTGAATCCCGAGGACGCGGCCCGCCTCGGAGTGGCTCCCGACGAGCTGGTGTGCATCACCTCGCCGCGCGCCGCCGTCATCGCCATCGTGAGCCTCGACGAGTCCGTCAGACCGGGCGTGGTGTCGATGAGCCACGCCTACGGCAACGCCTTCCCCGACGTGGATACGCCCACCCAGGACGGCGCCAGCACCGCGCGGTTGGCCGATGTCACCGTCGACTTCGACCGATATTCGGGACAGCCGCGGATGAGCGCGATACCGGTCACCGTGACCCCGGCGCCGCGCTGA